One genomic window of Branchiostoma lanceolatum isolate klBraLanc5 chromosome 5, klBraLanc5.hap2, whole genome shotgun sequence includes the following:
- the LOC136434958 gene encoding uncharacterized protein: MLVLLLLLLDPAQARDSRQDFCKELCAEPGRICGLGTSGNCTELCLRYPSSGECMAWPFDMLPEYESVPGPRNLVVTPLDGNTNGLDAINITWQPSGDAIRCLKGFTVLVVEMSPASSSICHQIILGFNVTLTHEDNQKKFSLTVRDLRPGTSYGITVRSLSSRRPSDGDDDSVLIQKYRTRPCESIPGCKTKPGPSRWNPPQPTVTSVGRTVTIRAWTARQFNIRTYNLYLGKPTGNIPYPNIISMTQKNLSLKDSTRKYFQHTFSDIPPGQYTLQYSVDARDPYRSYPVPFTVTDWTPDDMSVQQSCRNVTVEFEGPTREYNLSTCNVTLTRKSYPERTWTRSVILEKNVSVVFANLKPDIYAVKVASPFPDAFPVKEKIIEVTDWVPRKQDINVKAKSVNVRVVRGRSGGRSRGRKKQEARVRLTFPRPEPRLKYGYSGFYLYYGKDPSSMERQTVPRPVRENWNNVTVVLKDMPAGIQFFQVSAPYDDAQRSELLMSRVLRRSRGRKNRNNRRRRRKQQRNRSEGGNEIAK, from the exons ATGTTGGTTCTGCTGTTGCTCCTTCTCGACCCAGCACAAGCTCGGGATTCCCGGCAAGACTTCTGTAAGGAGCTCTGCGCCGAG CCTGGTAGAATATGTGGTCTGGGGACGTCTGGCAACTGTACGGAGCTCTGTCTTAGATACCCATCATCAGGAG AATGCATGGCCTGGCCGTTTGACATGCTCCCCGAGTATGAGTCTGTACCCGGGCCGCGTAACCTGGTCGTCACGCCGCTAGACGGCAACACCAACGGGCTGGATGCAATCAACATCACATGGCAGCCCAGTGGAGACG CCATCAGATGTCTGAAAGGCTTCACAGTGCTCGTGGTTGAGATGAGCCCCGCATCTTCTTCCATCTGTCATCAGATCATCCTGGGCTTCAATGTTACTTTGACACATGAAGATAACCAG AAGAAATTCAGTCTCACCGTGCGGGACCTCAGACCGGGCACCAGCTACGGCATCACAGTCCGGTCCCTGTCGTCACGGCGCCCGAGTGATGGGGATGACGACAGTGTGCTCATCCAGAAGTACAGGACAAGAC CTTGTGAGAGCATCCCGGGGTGTAAGACTAAGCCCGGTCCGTCCAGGTGGAACCCGCCACAGCCTACGGTAACGTCTGTCGGCAGGACGGTCACCATCAGAGCCTGGACTGCTCGACAGTTCAACATCCGCACGTACAACCTGTACCTGGGAAAACCGACCGGAAACATACCATATCCGAATATCATCAGCATGACACAGAAAAACCTG TCCCTTAAGGACAGCACCAGGAAATACTTCCAGCACACTTTCAGCGACATCCCGCCTGGCCAATACACCTTACAG TACAGCGTGGATGCCAGAGATCCATACAGGAGCTACCCGGTACCTTTTACTGTAACAG actGGACACCTGATGACATGAGTGTGCAACAGTCCTGCCGTAACGTGACTGTTGAGTTTGAGGGCCCTACACGGGAGTACAACCTGTCTACATGTAACGTCACTCTCACCAGGAAATCGTACCCTGAACGTACATGGACACGGAGC GTCATCTTGGAGAAAAACGTTTCCGTAGTCTTTGCGAACCTCAAGCCAGACATATATGCCGTGAAG GTAGCCTCCCCTTTTCCAGACGCATTTCCAGTGAAAGAAAAGATCATCGAAGTAACAG ACTGGGTACCAAGGAAACAGGATATAAATGTCAAAGCTAAGTCCGTCAACGTGAGGGTGGTCCGTGGGCGTTCGGGTGGCCGTTCGAGGGGTCGTAAGAAGCAGGAGGCACGCGTGCGCCTGACATTCCCGAGGCCAGAGCCTCGCCTGAAGTACGGCTACAGCGGGTTCTACCTGTATTATGGGAAGGACCCGTCAAGTATGGAACGCCAGACAGTTCCTCGG CCAGTGAGAGAGAACTGGAACAACGTCACTGTTGTACTGAAGGACATGCCGGCAGGAATACAGTTCTTCCAG GTG
- the LOC136434959 gene encoding uncharacterized protein, producing MSPLVLVLFLLAGVEGLETSARPSCKTCSQSSSGPGNVTNCVKGCAATIRDNCLGSSSSVENHNVPPPIELRVSAVNTKKGQAGGGQNKAALRISWQPNATDIEFLRGFEIKLDALFMQEHKLCRQVIFPEGVRLQPADSQVTQLIFQDVVSGLYSGADYNVMVQSLPKSTGNFLQQTYKPNPKRHGKPAQGCSQEEENSAHNWRPKTPNVTTVGRTISIKAKIMREARLRCMNEYVIYQGKPQDNPEYPDIQKIIGINLTPDEIIRTYFNYTIPDLSPGNYTIQYAISMHDAIRTHPVQVTVQDWAPNNVTIQTNGRNVTVRFDAPSQKYNISKCHVRIFLHDEEWNFTSKEFDPNQTLVTVKFWDLPRGTYRVQVSAPFDDAFPVNVKEFYITDWVPHQNDTKLNAIEETADSTRFTIAFPRPPPTHDYPSFYVYYGPKADRDELQFMEISQSQGDDTNNITVQLDAIEGSDLFFQVSAPYPDADRSDLKHFQIPEEVASPQTWFLGVTAGVGGGLLLVLILIIAYINHLAKKKSTSFTDLVKGFIPGRKPREVPEITVPPKVLVISTKTPPSHGGPNGAVHQLAKFLQTGLYCDVITELTSQREVDLVGAAEWYIGKIEAADYTVVVCPPNNTGGTEEDRMYTHCVRILGEKLSTDPATQHHKCMTVRFEYSGKHTIPQVLRTAAHYKINARDPDFGDTIIDLFCHFHKFERYQLHPESWTIRIGEQDNAAKACRRNLQSVLAQNAAVLGSPETRVAVGGMGQGGGVVAGDGMGPSAPNTPDQLPHGSSLESLMEGEYELEGGSEGTSLNLVHPTEISGSPFNHGGSPTTSMYDAVARSGNVCILREHGAECETRIAVEGEGGAMADAPTNGAPAHTRHVVNMYSAHIRRGYVEDSREGTRHCIEVYDQSAISGQQRNGSDHKEGRTRGQTGYKTPDQVPQEQSLQYDMAGHGNGHIPGFSTHDTGYHSSQNKSEVVRQKSPPYPFRHYPYAGHTAYSKRHPLPSAEAESGRHQWQTDKPDANRTYRSLHLAAEEHHGASLYSPLQAAPKVEASPSSTNLQLYMSPRSRPASPCPPTVLPSGLSGQVHTPPPPTWRPLQSPPPTPDNINVEDLLSQLNRESQFRYMDCGVSHRETRF from the exons ATGTCACCTCTCGTCTTAGTTCTGTTCCTCCTCGCTGGAGTGGAAGGACTTGAGACCTCTGCCAGGCCGTCCTGCAAGACGTGCAGTCAG AGTTCCAGTGGTCCTGGGAATGTAACTAACTGTGTAAAGGGGTGTGCCGCTACTATAAGAG ATAACTGCCTAGGGTCGTCGTCGTCGGTCGAGAATCACAATGTGCCTCCCCCGATAGAACTGCGCGTCTCAGCTGTGAACACCAAAAAGGGCCAGGCAGGCGGAGGACAGAACAAGGCCGCCCTCAGGATATCATGGCAGCCAAACGCTACCG ATATCGAGTTCCTGAGGGGATTTGAGATCAAACTGGATGCCCTGTTCATGCAGGAACACAAGCTGTGTAGACAGGTGATCTTCCCTGAGGGCGTGCGGTTACAACCAGCAGACAGTCAGGTTACTCAG TTGATCTTTCAAGACGTGGTGTCTGGTTTGTACTCGGGGGCGGACTATAACGTCATGGTGCAGTCTCTACCGAAAAGCACGGGAAACTTTCTTCAACAAACGTATAAGCCCA ACCCCAAGCGCCATGGCAAGCCAGCTCAAG GTTGttcccaagaagaagaaaacagcgCCCACAACTGGCGTCCTAAGACACCCAACGTTACAACAGTGGGCCGTACAATCTCCATCAAGGCAAAGATTATGAGAGAAGCACGACTACGCTGCATGAACGAGTACGTCATATACCAGGGGAAGCCACAAGACAACCCAGAATACCCCGACATACAGAAAATTATCGGTATAAACTTG acACCCGATGAGATTATTAGGACGTACTTCAACTACACGATCCCCGACCTTTCTCCAGGAAACTACACAATACAG TACGCCATTTCCATGCACGATGCCATACGAACGCATCCAGTGCAGGTTACAGTGCAGG ATTGGGCGCCCAACAACGTCACCATCCAGACAAACGGACGTAACGTCACAGTTCGCTTCGACGCGCCGTCGCAGAAGTACAACATCTCAAAGTGTCACGTCAGGATTTTCCTCCATGACGAGGAATGGAACTTCACATCCAAAGAGTTT GACCCTAACCAAACGTTGGTAACTGTTAAGTTCTGGGACCTTCCACGGGGCACGTACCGCGTgcag GTATCTGCACCGTTCGATGACGCCTTTCCCGTGAACGTGAAAGAATTCTATATTACAG ATTGGGTACCGCATCAGAACGACACGAAGCTAAACGCGATAGAGGAGACAGCCGACTCCACACGCTTTACTATCGCCTTCCCCAGACCGCCACCGACGCACGACTACCCCAGCTTCTACGTGTACTATGGGCCTAAGGCAGATCGCGATGAACTGCAGTTCATGGAAATATCGCAG TCTCAGGGTGACGATACGAACAACATAACAGTGCAGTTGGACGCCATCGAGGGCAGTGACTTATTTTTCCAG GTGTCCGCTCCTTATCCGGATGCAGACCGGAGTGATCTGAAACATTTTCAGATACCAG AAGAGGTGGCCAGTCCGCAGACCTGGTTCCTAGGCGTTACCGCGGGTGTTGGTGGCGGACTCCTCCTTGTCCTGATCCTCATCATCGCGTACATAAACCACCTGGCCAAGAAGAAGTCTACGTCATTCACTGACCTTGTCAAGGGGTTTATTCCAGGGCGAAAGCCCCGTGAAGTGCCAGAAATTACAG TACCCCCCAAAGTCCTGGTGATCTCCACAAAGACTCCCCCCTCTCACGGAGGCCCGAATGGAGCCGTCCATCAATTGGCGAAGTTTCTGCAGACCGGGCTatactgtgacgtcatcacggAGCTGACTAGTCAGAGGGAGGTGGACCTTGTGGGAGCGGCGGAGTGGTACATAGGCAAGATAGAGGCCGCCGACTACACAGTGGTCGTCTGTCCACCCAATAATACTG GTGGCACCGAGGAGGACCGCATGTACACACACTGTGTCCGTATCCTGGGGGAGAAGCTCTCCACCGACCCCGCCACCCAACACCACAAGTGCATGACTGTCCGCTTCGAGTACAGCGGTAAACACACCATCCCTCAGGTCCTGAGGACCGCAGCGCACTACAAGATCAATGCGCGAGATCCCGACTTTGGGGACACCATCATTGACCTGTTCTGCCACTTCCACAAGTTTGAAAG gtACCAACTCCACCCTGAATCCTGGACGATCAGAATCGGCGAGCAGGACAACGCCGCGAAGGCCTGCAGACGCAACCTACAGTCCGTCCTCGCGCAGAACGCAGCCGTCCTGGGCAGTCCTGAGACTAGGGTAGCTGTAGGGGGGATGGGGCAGGGAGGAGGGGTCGTGGCTGGTGATGGGATGGGTCCTAGTGCTCCAAACACACCGGACCAACTACCTCATGGCTCAAGCTTAGAGTCATTAATGGAGGGGGAGTATGAGCTAGAAGGAGGTAGTGAGGGCACGTCTCTGAATTTGGTCCATCCAACTGAAATATCCGGGTCCCCGTTTAACCATGGCGGGTCACCAACTACCAGTATGTACGACGCCGTTGCCCGTTCAGGTAATGTCTGTATCCTACGAGAGCATGGCGCTGAGTGTGAAACTAGGATAGCCGTTGAAGGGGAGGGAGGGGCTATGGCTGACGCTCCTACAAATGGAGCACCAGCACACACGCGCCATGTAGTTAACATGTATTCAGCCCATATAAGGAGGGGTTATGTGGAGGATAGTCGGGAGGGCACCAGGCACTGTATTGAAGTTTATGATCAGAGCGCTATCAGTGGGCAACAACGTAATGGTAGTGACCATAAGGAAGGGCGTACGCGTGGCCAAACTGGGTATAAAACGCCAGACCAGGTCCCCCAAGAACAGAGCCTACAGTATGATATGGCAGGTCACGGAAACGGTCATATACCTGGGTTCTCAACTCACGACACTGGGTATCACTCCTCTCAAAATAAGAGTGAAGTAGTTCGCCAAAAATCCCCTCCCTACCCGTTCCGACACTACCCGTATGCAGGACATACCGCCTATTCCAAGAGACACCCCCTCCCAAGTGCAGAAGCAGAGTCAGGGCGTCACCAGTGGCAGACAGACAAGCCAGATGCTAACAGAACATACAGAAGCTTGCATTTGGCAGCAGAAGAGCACCATGGAGCCAGTCTGTACTCACCCCTTCAAGCAGCCCCAAAAGTAGAAGCTTCCCCATCCAGCACTAACTTACAATTGTACATGTCTCCCCGCTCCCGTCCGGCCTCCCCATGTCCCCCGACCGTACTGCCTTCGGGTTTATCCGGCCAGGTCCACACGCCTCCCCCTCCGACCTGGAGACCGCTTCAGTCACCTCCTCCTACGCCCGATAATATTAATGTTGAGGACCTATTATCTCAGTTAAACCGAGAGTCACAATTCAGATATATGGATTGTGGAGTTTCCCATAGAGAAACCAGGTTTTAG
- the LOC136434962 gene encoding large ribosomal subunit protein mL46-like, translating to MSAVCVVRRPLIAAELSDVEQRYKAHLEQLFLETSVLSDHEIQVMEETVKLKKRQRMGYDDDEDGALVLAADKEDMAADKLQEFQPAARLTEADMTTNRSSQLRKLDVPLFLLVKQKLGNKAVWMMPQGSRQEGETLRQTAERILMTCCGTHLRTTFYGNAPCGFYKYKYPRTVRSENNVGAKVFFFKAELSGGEVECNSDDVQEFAWVTPEEMKEYLPQKYLDSVLPLAVSI from the exons ATGAGTGCCGTGTGCGTGGTTCGGCGTCCGCTGATCGCGGCAGAGTTGTCCGACGTTGAACAGAGATATAAAGCCCACCTGGAGCAGTTATTCCTGGAGACCAGCGTTCTATCAGACCATGAAATACAAGTCATGGAGGAAAC AGTAAAACTGAAGAAACGTCAGAGAATGgggtatgatgatgatgaagatggtgCGCTGGTCCTGGCTGCAGATAAGGAGGACATGGCAGCTGATAAACTGCAGGAGTTCCAGCCTGCTGCTCGCCTTACAG AAGCTGACATGACCACCAACAGAAGCAGTCAGCTGAGGAAACTGGATGTCCCACTGTTCCTGCTGGTGAAACAGAAGCTGGGAAATAAGGCTGTGTGGATGATGCCACAGGGCAGCAGACAGGAGGGGGAGACTCTGAGACAG ACTGCAGAACGAATATTGATGACCTGCTGCGGAACACATCTTCGCACGACCTTCTACGGAAATGCCCCCTGCGGCTTCTATAAGTACAAGTACCCCCGGACCGTGCGATCAGAAAATAACGTCGGAGCCAAG GTCTTCTTCTTCAAGGCAGAGCTGTCCGGAGGAGAGGTTGAGTGTAACAGTGACGATGTGCAGGAGTTTGCCTGGGTGACCCCAGAAGAAATGAAGGAATATCTGCCACAGAAATACCTGGACAGTGTCTTACCACTTGCTGTCAGCATATAA